The sequence below is a genomic window from Acropora palmata chromosome 5, jaAcrPala1.3, whole genome shotgun sequence.
TATGGTCGAGTGTTTTCCTTAAACACGAGTGCTCCTCAGGAGAAATCAAACCCTTATGACACATCATTGACTTCCTTATGATGCCTGCACGTCAATGAAGCTGGATTTATCGGCGGACGTCCTGGTTCAAACTCCGCTCTAACTATCGGCTGCTCTTCAATTTGATTGCGACAACAATCCAGTTGCCTCTGCCAGTTTCGGTTTTTCACATGCTGTCCTTGATGTGATGATGAACATGCAATTAAATATCACTTGAAGGACGAATCAAACACCAAACCTTTCATTAACAACAAGAATACCCGAGCCACAGTGAGCTCCAACTTATATTTCGTAGTGAGGATAAACACTTCAGTTAGCAGCCGATTATTAACTGCTTCTATTTTTGGACTAGTGTCCTTGTTTTCAAGTCCCTGCAAGTGCCGCGAGTAAAGGGCGAATGAGTTCAGTTATAAGTGCCACATGAAACTTCGCTGAGACCGCCATTGTCTtctcttctattttttttttttttgaaaatatctGATGACCACGCATATAAACACTAACTTCTATCGAATGGCCTTATTTTCACGGACATTTGCTAGTTCAACCAATTGGAGAGGCCGTGCTATACTGGCCAAAACATAAGCCAATCGCAGagagttgaataataattactgtagccaatcaaattacGCGTCAGACCAGGCTGTTTTATTGCAAAATGGTTTTGAGCTGAATGGAGCTATCTACCTTATTTGTGcggttttgttttcagtagaAATTAGAGACCTAAGCTGTAATGAAAGTCGTTCTCTACGTGTCATCTTTCCGTTTGCTCTTTAGTTTATCGAATCTCTTCTGTAAATGATCATTGACCGTTTGCAATTCTCCAATTTCGTCTTGTGCCTTTCGAAGCTGAAAGGAAAAAGGACAGTTATCAGAGGGCAAAAAACCCATGCACATTAAAGTAACCTAAACATCTCAGAACTTGTCAGGCTAGCTTCACACAAACCTCTCGCTgtaattttcgtttttcagcCTTCAAAGAATCCTCGGTAGCCTCCTGAAAGATAATTCCAATATCGTTTTCAAGCTTTTAGTGTTTACACCTTCTTTCAAAAAGCGGAACTTCTCAAGCCAAGAAAGTAATTGTAAggaaaaaacagttttattttcatgttgaaaggttgtttttaaataaactgTGTTGCTACGTCGgtgggaagtgaaacaaaacaatttagcaataaacaacaacaggGTAATCAGCGTCAAATTTCTTCCGTGGAGAGAAAACCAAGATGATGGTgtgttatctcttcacggaGGAAATTTGACGCCCGctgatcaacttgtttgatacaaattttttgctttaaggTTGTGAGTTTTCTCGACAAAGGGAGGAACTGGCCCACAGAGACTCTAAGAAACGAGGTTACATGACAGCATGCAAAATAGCTGCGTCTACGGCGAAATTTACTCACGGCAGCCTCCGCTTGTGACTTGTAGCGTTTGACTTGACTTTCGAGTCTCGCCACctttacaaaaacaaacaaacaaaccagcaAATATTGTAGTAAAATGTAAAGCCTCATTTATactagcaagttttccttgacaagtcctcttgtcaaggaaaacttgttgacTGCACACACTAGCAAGttctccttgacaagtttttccttgacaagtttccCTTGgtagtgtaaatggaaaatatgacaagttttccttgacaagagCACTTGACAAGTAATTTACACGAGCAAATATCGCCCTagacaagtttttccttgacaagtgtccttgttcaaaaactagcatgctagtttttgaacaagggcACTTGTCATGGAAAAAATTGTCATATATTGCCATTTACAAtgccaaggaaaacttgctagtgtaaatgaCGCTTCAGAGATAGACCCCCCCACCTCACCGGAAAATCAAGAATGAATTCGCGCGCTTGGTGATGTTGGCCATTTTCCATTAATTAAACTGAGAAAGGTTTGACCAAAGCTGAAGCTTCCATAAACACATGCTGTAATGGTTtacggtcatttcgttccacGCCCTTTTCGTTCTAAGAGCAAAGAGTTATTTCGCCAAATTCCTGGTTCGGAGCGAAATAGCCTCTTATACTAGGATTGAAATGACTATGGAACGAAGCGACCGGATAGCGCTGTAATACGGAATGATTTAAATGCCAACAGATGcgaagataatttttttcaacactAGAACTGACCTACGAGTACTCCCTCTCTTTTGCtaacaaaaaaagtaaacaagaaaGAGGGCGTTGAAAAAAGTAAAGCTAGACCTTCTTACCCGCAGGAAGCTACACGTTTCGACTCCTTTAATTAAGGTCTCACAAAGCGAGCAAATTATTGAGCACGAACTCCCAGGAGAGTGTGAAGCACTAAATAGTAAAAATAGGAGTTTGATATGAATTTCCTCTGATTCTCCAATTTTCCAAATCTCGTAGAATTCAGACTGTAAGATTCTTCCGATTTTCCGATTCATGCAAGCAACGTTATACGTGCGTGTAAGTATATATGATGCCTTATCTCAAAAGCGTGTGTGAATAAGGGGTAGTAATGCGTAGAATAGTAGCATCCTAGATCAGGCTTTTGGTAAAATCGTAGATTTGCAAACGAAGTCTTTGTTTAATACAGAATCGTACAATCGGAAACTTTTGTCATTCCACTACATCACAGAATAGACAACTTCATTGAGAAGATAAGAATCGGAAAAGATCTTCAGTTGCTAAATCGCAGAATAGCGCCCCTAAATCGGTGTATAGTATTAATTTTTCCTCCAAGGGGTTGTGTTTGATTGACAGTCACGTAATCTACTTACAAGTCCCTCAAGCCGAGCATTGTCTTGTTCAGCTTTTTGCTGTCttattttgaaatcatttaCTTGTCTACTAAATTCtcctgaagaaaacaaaaaagaacaggaaaaaaaaatcattacaCTCTCAAATGTACAGCAACACCCATAACGAAACAAGGCTCCGAACAAGTCCTTGGGATACAACTTATTGTCACGCAAAAGACACAAGGTGAACTTGAAAAATACCTTCTTGGGTGTCTTCTGTATTTGCGAATTGTTTTCGAAGTGGGGCAACAATATTTTTCCTGGTTGGtcagactttttttttgaggggggggggggtggtgtggcaataattgttattatagGTAATAATTGGGAACTTgcaaaataatgattaatttATTCAGCAAAGGGGCACAATGCTAGGTTACAAAGTGTGCCCTTTCCCTTTCCAGTTATTATGTGAGAGATGAGTTCAATATTATGTCTTCTACTTTCAACTCTCTATTGTGGATTGgggaaatttaaaacaaaatccTAGTTGCTAAAAGGGACTAAGATAGAGAACAATAACAAACCGCACAGGTTTAAAATTCCATGCAGTTTAAACATATAATTATGCTCTTATTAGTAGTAAAAGTTGTGTTTACTTCTGAGTTCCTCCAAATCAGCAGTTATTGCTTTCGGTGTGTCAGACTCTTCTCTCTTCAAGGATAAGACTTCTGCTTGAAGATTCTTTATCTGTGCAAAGGAGATCAGAtgtaaataactgaggagaggATACACAGACTCATCATTTTTACTCCCTGTTTATTTGAATAAATCGAGGGGTTTCCCACTTATTGAGGTTCAGATGGCAAAGGCGAATGGCGTGAGATGGTACAGGCATTATTTGTTGAGGAGGGATGATGAGCACGTTCTGAGAAAAGTGTTGGAGTTTGAAGTGAGAGGCAAGAGGAAGCCACGACGACCAAACAAGACGTGGAAGATGCAAGTGGAGAACGAGAGCAAGAGCGTCGGTTTGGAGAAAAAGGACGCCAGGAATCGAGCGAGATGGAGAATGGGAGTTTGCTACTGGGGTAAATCCAGCTATCCCCGTTCATGGGGATACACCCAGATCAAAATTggtttgatgatgatgagacAGTACATAGTACAGAAAACAGATACAAATGATAATTTGGCTAATTCCCTTCTCAGCAAcagaaatgataaaaatttatttcatcacCATCATAAATGTTGTCATCATTCTTACTCTAACTACCTGTAAAATACCTCTGTTAAGGGATTAGTGTGAAACATTGCAATGTTGTGTGTCTAGGAGGGTTTTGATACAACAAGGAAACTCTCAAGACCTCAGTGAAACAAACACCATTacctgtaaaattaatgtgtcTTTTTCATCTGTTAAAGAAGGGCGTCGACTATTGGAGCGACTCCTCGGAAGTTCACTACTTCCATCTACTTATTCGAAAACAGGAAATAAGAACATGAAATTATAATTGACTTATATGTAAATACTTAAAAACCTTCCAATGTTACTTAACTAAAGTACTCCTTTTTCACAAATTATCATGTGTAGTGGTTAAGTTATTAGCAATAATGCAAACATAACCAATAATGATCagtaaagaacaaaaagatgaaaaaaaaactaattcaTGACTtgcaaattattgtttacacAGGAGAATGTATATTTTATGGCTTCAGTTTTGTCAAGGTTTCATAAAAGAACTTCATCCAAAGAGCAGTGACCAAGGATATTATAATACatgattttaatttcaaacagAGATGGAAGGAACATCATCCTGTAGAAATTAAGCCTTGATCATTAAATCTCTACCTGTGTCATCTGGAACAGCTAAGCTGACTGCATCTCTCAGTGAAGTAGGGCTTGTACCAGCATCGTCCTCCTTGACCTCCAGTTCCTCATAGAGAGAAAGCCCTCGCTCctgaattgaaaataatattgtggTGCTTTATCTACAGTGTATAACGTAAAGATTTGTGTATAAGCTGCACCTTCTTGCTTAAGTTTTGAGTAAAAAAATTGTGGATGCGGCTTATAAACGAGACCATGGATTTAAGAGAGAGTAAACTGGCTTGTTCTTGTCAcaaattgaactgaaaacCTTCAGTAAATAAAGATTAAGTAGTTCTTTCAAGCATTTCATTTGACCTTCGTTTGAGCAGTTAAACTGTAACTGGCATGGAACCTCCATTCCTCCGCACAGGTGCCTACAGTGTCGTCTATGACCGATCACTTCGTCTATGATTTCTCCACTGCGTCCAACAAAATACCACACTATTCGGCAGAACTCGAGAGGCAAATGGACAAACGTTTCATCGCCCTTTACGACTTTCACGGCATGTTTTTCCATGGGGTTGTTGAACTCTCGTTTAGCAACAAGTTTTTATCCAATCAATGGCTTTCATACATCTCAATAAACATGATATCCACTCTCAGCTGATGCAAAAGCGAAGATTTCCATGTTGTTGACTACGTGACTTGGCCCAGGCTTTCTCTAATGTTTTTTCAGCCAATAAAAGAAGAGTGCATTCTTGAGCCACTTACTAACCTTGCCGCAAAAAACGCAATGTTCATTAGATTTTGTCAAGTTTATTGCTAACATCTGTGAACAAACGACCAACTTTTTTTCACTGACAAAGGTGCTTTTTggacttatttttttttccagaagtCATGCTTGAAATTGGGGGAGCGGCTTATACAcaagtgcggcttatacacgagtcttTACGGTATATCTAACTTCAGTGTGaatattttttgtgctttGCTTTATCATACACTTAccgcaagaaaattatctctAAATTCAATGGCTTCTTTTAGTCGTTGAATTTCCTCCTCGTGTCCTTTTATTGCcttttcaagtttattgttttcctgagaaccaaataaaataaaaaacagagtCAGCAATAAATTAAGACAAAATATTGTGAGAGAGTCACTTTAGTGAcaataaatgttgaattaccttcgttttttctttaaactcaGCTTTGACCTCACTTGAAATCTCCTCCTCTTCAACTAGTCTAAACAAAAGACCATATAGTGCAAACATCAGTTCAAAACACATAAATAAGATTGGATGACAGTGTCATTATAGATCATGCTTTTCTGTTATTCTCTTGGTGCAAAGTGGCAAATGCCACGCAGATTACCAGCTGAATAACTTATCTTTGGTGTACCGAAATAAAGAAATCCTTAGAAACAACCCTCTTACTGCACTCCAATAGTAACTGTTGCAGTTTAATCTTATTCGAAGTGGGACATACCACAATATAAAAACTTAGTTTATTAACATTCTCTTCAGTAAGATCAAGAGAACACACAACTCAAATACAACAAGCTTATTGCAAACACTCCTTTCTAAACATAACTACTGACCTGGCATTAAACCACTTTACTATTACTAAGTTCAAAACTGGTTGTGACATTGCAGAGCTTATGCAAAGACCTTTTGAGCCAGGGTGTGGCTACGCCatgatattttaatttttgtacaGCAAGGAAAATCGTTTCTCTGGAACAGCCTTGTTAAAGATTGGGATGAAAAGTACTTCCAAATAGGCAGAAACTAGATTTACTGTCACTGCCATCACTCAAAAACACCCTTGCCTGATAAATCACCCTATCTAAGTCACTTTACCATTGCACAGCACTCTTTACCTACATGAATAGTGCATGATACTAAAAGACAAGATGTTGCAGATTGGAGGTTTACCTGTCCTTGAGACAGTCCACTTGGTACAACAAAGCTTGCTTTTCATTATCCAGCTGAGCTATTGACACCATTGCTTTTCTGTACTTTTCCTCTGTTTCTTTCAGAGAATCCTGATTTGGATGGTAAAAATTTTATCCTTTAATCTTTAACTTGGGCTTAATATTAAGGCCTACATATGTGTATGTaaaaggcaaaacagaaaatcaTTCACAACATAATGCTGTGAAGGaaacttataataattatccaGTCCTACTGCATTTCCTCTCTGAGTCCTACGCTAACCCCTTACTTTCAATTATTAATCAGCCATGCAAAGTTCTGAGGTGAGGTGCTATTACACTATGTCTGCACTCCCAAGTCAACAGAAGCACTGTGCACCTTTCGACATTGACCTCTCCCTGTCAAACTCTGTCTCACCTGAATATTCTTCAAGAGTTTTTCTGGGACTACTGGTCCATTCATGTCCACAGACGTCTGTTCTTTGGGGTCAACGGTCAGACCTGTTGCTCCAGCCGATACAGATCTGGATAATGAGCCCTTCAAACagacaagcaaacaaataaaaaaagcattaTTGCAGATGAGAATGTATCTAAACTGAGGCCTTAATTGGCACTATGGTTAACATAAACCATGCTTTAAGCAACTTCGCTTCAACTTCGCATTCATTCTTGAAATCAGATGAAATGGAATGTGTTAGCAGTGTGCCACAATAAAGCTACTGCAAATTTGTAATTAACAACTTTAGCTACCTTCTTTGAATGCCTTGTTGGGGGTACTGGAGGCTCATCATTTACATTTGAATCGATATCATCATCTCCCTGAAAACATAACAATCTTTAGCTGATTTCCTTGTTGACAGGGGAGATAGGATACTAGCGGACACTAGACTTTGagtcttgtttttcttaaatacATTTTACGACAAAGATACAGACACTACAAAATAACATTGTTTACGATACTTTCGATATTAAATATCTTACATACTTAACAGTGCACATCTAAATTACAGTACATTACAAAACCTGAACTCAATGACAAAATCCAATACAATACAAATATAATTCTTGGTGCCAGACATAATATAgatattaagatgatttccgcacaacatgcgagcaataatggcaaaaattaagttaccaaaaaatcctctttgcatggtaatattttgaataaaggtaagaagatcctatcgagatttaagctctcaagctgacccgcgagagaaaattgaacttgaagttatccatatttcaatTAAAAGGGACAtctcgcgttagttgtaaacacaataacactcgcatttagcattcttacgaagtctgacattaaatttctcaagaatgcttggggatttcattgcgggttcacttagagaactgaattacaatgagatgttttaaataggattcaagaagttaccgtgctgtgagtagatttttagtaaataatttttgcaagtattgctcaaactttgaatggaatccgtcttaatcataaccattacaatttcttcaaatgtgattggtgcataagctgctgtattttgcattaattaatcTGCAAAGTTGTAATGGGACAGCGTAATCAgacagttggctgtaatcggacacctgtaatcggacagttacataagccaatcattttaagtcctgtcatctaaatccaccaatcaccacattgattacaattaaaatgattatttgattgattgacgtTTTCTAAATGTATTGTTAGTTACTAAGTAACCAATTTGATTGAGTGAGTTTTCTTTGTGGCTTATATCCAGTGAAACTCAAGCTATTCTATGTATGTTTTTCCgaaattgttattatcatattttaagcattgctatcaaaagtttttttccaataaaattttctgtttttcggaaattgtaatggttatgattaattggtaacaggacatcgtgtcgtccaattcggtctgtaatcatactcgtgataaacaaattgGACTCCCGCTTCGTGGTCATccaattttgttaatcactcatatgattacagaccgaattggactccactcagtcctattaccattattaataaacaaacatttaCAATGCTATACTGATAGGGCTGGCTCATTTTACAAAGGCATGGGACACATTAAAAGGAGGCAAAAACAAAGGTTGatgcaaaatatttgaaatttccCATTTCAAGTggtttttcctgtgttttgcaCACCCAGATAAAATATCTGGCAATAAGAGCAAGACAGGAAGACTTCTTGTTGAAAAGAGAGTTTTTTTGAGCTGCCATTTGTTTAGCTTACTAAGCTGGCATATCCCTTATGCAGCAATCTGTTCATGAAACTCAACATGAACAACATACATTTCCTCCCTCTTGCTGCTGTCGTTCAAGTTCCTTGAGGCGAATACTCCTTGCCTCTGCTCTTGCAGCTCTCTTGGCGGCAAGACGAGCCTCAGCCTGAAAGAATAACAGCCCTTCATAAATACAACATCGCTGAAGATTTATTCACTGTAAAAGAGAAAGTTGCCCTTGGATAAGACAAAAGGGTAGCCAtccagaagaaaaaagaagtaaGCACTGACTGCAGCTAATGCAAAGTGAAGTAGCAACAAGGAAAGAAACagcaataattaaattttaatagtTCAATGGAAATTGGGGAACGACTGAATGCAACAACTGCAGaactgtcatttttttttgtgttcacATGGGGTAGTCCCATTTGAAGACCCAGTTGGATTACAATGGGTAATATCCCTACTCATTGACAAACTAAGGAGTGGCAGGACATTTTGATAAAAAGTGATGAAGAGAAAGCAAACCTCGTATCTTGTTACATCAGGAAAGCAAAGTCTCAACACACACTCAGAATCTCACACAGGACAACAGCAACCAAACACAaagatatgaatttttttaattcaatcTGAGTACTTATGactgtgtttttcttttgtgctgcatttaactgaaactttttaATCAATAGAGAGAAATACCCAAGGTCATAACtaatatgaaatgaaatgaaatataaCACTTGCTCCACTGAAATTCTCgtaatcaatgaaaaacaa
It includes:
- the LOC141880961 gene encoding leucine-rich repeat flightless-interacting protein 2-like isoform X2; translation: MSSAHGGRRRPLARTTSSSEDQALNQIAREAEARLAAKRAARAEARSIRLKELERQQQEGGNGDDDIDSNVNDEPPVPPTRHSKKGSLSRSVSAGATGLTVDPKEQTSVDMNGPVVPEKLLKNIQDSLKETEEKYRKAMVSIAQLDNEKQALLYQVDCLKDRLVEEEEISSEVKAEFKEKTKENNKLEKAIKGHEEEIQRLKEAIEFRDNFLAERGLSLYEELEVKEDDAGTSPTSLRDAVSLAVPDDTDGSSELPRSRSNSRRPSLTDEKDTLILQIKNLQAEVLSLKREESDTPKAITADLEELRREFSRQVNDFKIRQQKAEQDNARLEGLVARLESQVKRYKSQAEAAEATEDSLKAEKRKLQRELRKAQDEIGELQTVNDHLQKRFDKLKSKRKDDT
- the LOC141880961 gene encoding leucine-rich repeat flightless-interacting protein 2-like isoform X1 encodes the protein MSSAHGGRRRPLARTTSSSEDQALNQIAREAEARLAAKRAARAEARSIRLKELERQQQEGGNGDDDIDSNVNDEPPVPPTRHSKKGSLSRSVSAGATGLTVDPKEQTSVDMNGPVVPEKLLKNIQDSLKETEEKYRKAMVSIAQLDNEKQALLYQVDCLKDRLVEEEEISSEVKAEFKEKTKENNKLEKAIKGHEEEIQRLKEAIEFRDNFLAERGLSLYEELEVKEDDAGTSPTSLRDAVSLAVPDDTVDGSSELPRSRSNSRRPSLTDEKDTLILQIKNLQAEVLSLKREESDTPKAITADLEELRREFSRQVNDFKIRQQKAEQDNARLEGLVARLESQVKRYKSQAEAAEATEDSLKAEKRKLQRELRKAQDEIGELQTVNDHLQKRFDKLKSKRKDDT